The genome window CGCCAAGCACCAGCAGCAGCAACAGCGAGGCCGCCATGCTGATCCAGGCGAACGCCCGGTTCGACTTGATCCCCCTCCTCCATGACGGCTGGGCCCATTGGCGGTTGACATAGATCAGTCCCAGGTTCGACAGCACGAGACTGAGGAAGGTTGTCGTGCGCGCCACTTCGTCGGAATGGCCGGCCCAGCGCACCAGCACGTGGAAGCCGACCAGCATGGCCAACAGTCCTGCCCCCTGCAGCAAGCCACGCAGCAGTATTTCACGGTCGAACAGATGCATCTCCGGCCTTCTGGGTTTGCTCGTCATGGCATCGGCTTCGATCGGCTCGGCCTCGAACACGATCGAGCAGGCCGGGTCGATCACCATTTGCAAAAACAATATGTGCACAGGCATCAGGAGCATGGGCCAGCCCAGCAGCACGGGCAGGATGGACAGGCCAACGATGGGTACATGCACGGCGACGATGAAGACGATGGCCTTGCGCAGATTGGCAAACAGGCGGCGGCCATGCTGCACCGCCAGCAATAGCGAAGAAAAATCATCCTTGAGCAATACCAGCGCTGCCGCCTCGCGCGCGACGTCGGTGCCACGGGCACCCATGGCCACGCCGATGTTGGCCGCCTTCAATGCGGGCGCGTCGTTGACGCCGTCGCCGGTCATGGCGACGATATCGCCACGGCTGCGGAAAGCTTGTACCAGGCGCAACTTCTGTTCCGGCGCGATGCGGCAAAAGACGTCGGTATCGGCCAGGCGCGCCCGCAGTGCCGTGTCGTCCAGCGCGGCCAAGTCCATGCCGGACATCACACCGCTGGCCATGCCGGCGATACCGGCCTGCCGCGCAATCGCCAGTGCCGTGGCGGGATGGTCGCCCGTGATCATCACCACGCGTATCCCCGCCGCGTGACATTGCGCCACCGCATCGGGCACTTCCGGGCGTACCGGGTCGTGCAAGCCAAGCAGGCCAAGGAATTCAAAATCAAAGACGTGCTGGTTGTCAGGCAGGGGCGGCGCGGCAAACGTGGCGCGCGCGACGCCGATCACCCGCAAACCATCGTTCGCCATGGCCTGCACCTGGGCCGCGATGGCGGCGGCGCGCGCCGGCGCCAGATGGCACAGATCGATGATGGCCTCGGGCGCACCCTTGGCCGCCACCAGGAACTCGGAACGGTCCGGCGATTGCCACACCCGCGACATGGCCAGCATGTGCCGCGACAGCGGATAGTCGTCGATCAGCTGCCAGTCGGCATGCAGGTGCTCCGTCTTGGCCAGCAAGCGGGCGCCGGTCTGGCCGATGGCCGACTCCATCGGATCAAACGCGCGCCGATGGCTTGCCAGGACGGCATATTCGAGCAAGCCGTGCAGCTCTTCCTGCAAGGCCCCGGCGGGATTGCCCTGACAATCATGGGCGGAGGTCTCCGAGCACAGCCGGGCCACGTCCATGCGGTTGGCCGTCAGGGTACCCGTCTTGTCGACGCACAGCACCGTCGTTGCACCGAGCAATTCGATTGCGGGTATGCTGCGCGCCAGGATGCTTTCGCGCCCCAGGCGCCAGGCGCCCAAGCCCAGGAAAAGCGTCAGTATCACCGGC of Janthinobacterium sp. PAMC25594 contains these proteins:
- a CDS encoding cation-translocating P-type ATPase, translating into MPQQLDLDGLTAAQAAQRLLENGPNALPASRPLSAGRLLLDVVSEPMFLLLVACGVIYLLLGDRNEALMLLGFVCIVMGITFFQRRRTERSLNALSDLSCPRALVIRDGKQQRIAGRALVLGDLVLLAEGDRVPADMELLSASNLTADESMLTGESVPVIKHGCGETGASPDSLVYSGTLITQGTASGLVVATGPHSALGRIGASLATMGSELTPIQRETRRVVRHVAIGGLCLAAGLALTYWWLRGDALQGLLAGLTLAMAVLPEELPVILTLFLGLGAWRLGRESILARSIPAIELLGATTVLCVDKTGTLTANRMDVARLCSETSAHDCQGNPAGALQEELHGLLEYAVLASHRRAFDPMESAIGQTGARLLAKTEHLHADWQLIDDYPLSRHMLAMSRVWQSPDRSEFLVAAKGAPEAIIDLCHLAPARAAAIAAQVQAMANDGLRVIGVARATFAAPPLPDNQHVFDFEFLGLLGLHDPVRPEVPDAVAQCHAAGIRVVMITGDHPATALAIARQAGIAGMASGVMSGMDLAALDDTALRARLADTDVFCRIAPEQKLRLVQAFRSRGDIVAMTGDGVNDAPALKAANIGVAMGARGTDVAREAAALVLLKDDFSSLLLAVQHGRRLFANLRKAIVFIVAVHVPIVGLSILPVLLGWPMLLMPVHILFLQMVIDPACSIVFEAEPIEADAMTSKPRRPEMHLFDREILLRGLLQGAGLLAMLVGFHVLVRWAGHSDEVARTTTFLSLVLSNLGLIYVNRQWAQPSWRRGIKSNRAFAWISMAASLLLLLVLGVAPVRELFAFALPDMALLMQCAFVAVVGIVWFECVKWGLSAWRWLRRVAVAH